A window of the Rhizobium brockwellii genome harbors these coding sequences:
- a CDS encoding ATP-dependent Clp protease proteolytic subunit: MREAMQLVPMVIEQSSRGERSFDIYSRLLRERIIFLNGEVNDTVSALVCAQLLFLEAENPKKPINLYINSPGGVVTSGLAMYDTMRFIRAPVHTLCMGTARSMGSFLLMAGEAGGRAALPNASILIHQPSGGFQGQASDMMIHAEEILKTKQRMTRLYAEHCGRSYEDFERGMDRDRFMTAEEALEWGLIDRILTVREDTDSL; encoded by the coding sequence CGCGAAGCGATGCAACTCGTCCCTATGGTCATAGAACAATCCAGCAGAGGGGAGCGATCTTTTGACATTTACTCCCGCCTTCTGCGCGAACGCATCATCTTCCTCAATGGTGAGGTCAACGATACCGTTTCCGCTCTGGTTTGCGCGCAGTTGCTGTTCCTCGAGGCCGAGAATCCAAAGAAGCCGATCAATCTTTACATCAATTCTCCGGGCGGCGTCGTGACCAGCGGCCTTGCCATGTACGACACCATGCGCTTTATCCGCGCGCCGGTTCATACGCTTTGCATGGGGACAGCCCGTTCGATGGGATCGTTCCTGCTGATGGCGGGCGAGGCCGGCGGAAGAGCTGCTTTGCCCAATGCCAGTATCCTCATTCACCAGCCATCCGGTGGCTTCCAAGGGCAGGCTTCCGACATGATGATTCACGCCGAAGAAATTCTGAAGACCAAGCAGCGCATGACGCGGCTCTACGCGGAGCATTGCGGACGCTCCTATGAAGACTTTGAGCGCGGGATGGATCGAGACCGCTTCATGACCGCGGAAGAAGCATTGGAATGGGGTCTTATCGACCGTATTCTAACGGTTCGGGAAGACACGGACAGCCTATAG